One Cricetulus griseus strain 17A/GY chromosome 5, alternate assembly CriGri-PICRH-1.0, whole genome shotgun sequence genomic window carries:
- the Akt1 gene encoding RAC-alpha serine/threonine-protein kinase isoform X1, producing the protein MNDVAIVKEGWLHKRGEYIKTWRPRYFLLKNDGTFIGYKERPQDVEHRESPLNNFSVAHASLSSLSECQLMKTERPRPNTFIIRCLQWTTVIERTFHVETPEEREEWTTAIQTVADGLKRQEEETMDFRSGSPSDNSGAEEMEVSLAKPKHRVTMNEFEYLKLLGKGTFGKVILVKEKATGRYYAMKILKKEVIVAKDEVAHTLTENRVLQNSRHPFLTALKYSFQTHDRLCFVMEYANGGELFFHLSRERVFSEDRARFYGAEIVSALDYLHSEKNVVYRDLKLENLMLDKDGHIKITDFGLCKEGIKDGATMKTFCGTPEYLAPEVLEDNDYGRAVDWWGLGVVMYEMMCGRLPFYNQDHEKLFELILMEEIRFPRTLGPEAKSLLSGLLKKDPTQRLGGGSEDAKEIMQHRFFANIVWQDVYEKKLSPPFKPQVTSETDTRYFDEEFTAQMITITPPDQDDSMECVDSERRPHFPQFSYSASGTA; encoded by the exons ATGAACGACGTAGCCATTGTGAAGGAGGGCTGGCTGCACAAACGAG ggGAATACATTAAAACCTGGCGGCCACGCTACTTCCTCCTCAAGAATGACGGCACCTTTATTGGCTACAAGGAACGGCCTCAGGACGTGGAGCATCGAGAGTCCCCCCTCAACAACTTCTCAGTGGCAC ATGCTTCCCTGAGCTCTCTCTCAGAATGCCAGCTGATGAAGACAGAACGGCCACGTCCCAACACCTTCATCATCCGCTGTCTGCAGTGGACCACTGTCATTGAGCGCACCTTCCATGTGGAAACACCCGAGGAGCG AGAAGAATGGACCACTGCCATCCAGACTGTGGCTGATGGActcaagaggcaggaggaagagacgATGGACTTCCGATCAGGTTCTCCCAGTGACAactctggggctgaggagatggaggTGTCCCTGGCCAAGCCCAAGCATCGTGTG ACCATGAACGAGTTTGAGTACCTGAAACTCCTGGGCAAGGGCACCTTTGGGAAGGTGATCCTGGTGAAGGAGAAGGCCACGGGCCGCTACTATGCCATGAAGATCCTCAAGAAGGAGGTCATCGTTGCCAAG GACGAGGTTGCCCACACACTCACTGAGAACCGCGTCCTGCAGAACTCCAGGCATCCCTTCCTTACC GCCCTGAAGTACTCATTCCAGACCCATGACCGCCTctgctttgtcatggaatatgcCAATGGGGGCGAG CTCTTCTTCCATCTATCCCGTGAGCGTGTGTTTTCCGAGGACCGGGCTCGCTTCTATGGTGCAGAGATCGTGTCAGCCCTGGACTATCTGCACTCTGAGAAGAATGTGGTATACCGGGACCTGAAG CTGGAGAACCTCATGCTGGACAAGGATGGGCACATCAAGATAACAGACTTTGGGCTGTGCAAGGAAGGGATCAAGGATGGTGCCACTATGAAGACCTTCTGCGGAACACCTGAGTACCTGGCCCCTGAG GTGCTGGAGGACAACGACTATGGCCGTGCAGTGGATTGGTGGGGGCTGGGCGTGGTCATGTATGAGATGATGTGTGGCCGCCTGCCCTTCTACAACCAGGACCACGAGAAGCTGTTCGAGCTTATCCTCATGGAGGAGATCCGCTTCCCACGCACGCTTGGCCCTGAGGCCAAGTCCCTGCTCTCTGGGCTGCTCAAGAAAGACCCCACACAGAG GCTTGGCGGGGGCTCCGAGGATGCCAAGGAGATCATGCAGCACCGCTTCTTTGCCAACATCGTGTGGCAGGATGTGTATGAGAAGAAG CTGAGCCCACCTTTCAAGCCCCAGGTCACCTCTGAGACTGACACCAGGTATTTCGATGAGGAATTCACAGCCCAGATGATCACTATCACACCGCCTGATCAAG ATGACAGCATGGAGTGTGTAGACAGCGAGAGGAGGCCACACTTCCCCCAGTTTTCCTACTCAGCCAGTGGGACAGCCTGA
- the Akt1 gene encoding RAC-alpha serine/threonine-protein kinase isoform X2: protein MNDVAIVKEGWLHKRGEYIKTWRPRYFLLKNDGTFIGYKERPQDVEHRESPLNNFSVAQCQLMKTERPRPNTFIIRCLQWTTVIERTFHVETPEEREEWTTAIQTVADGLKRQEEETMDFRSGSPSDNSGAEEMEVSLAKPKHRVTMNEFEYLKLLGKGTFGKVILVKEKATGRYYAMKILKKEVIVAKDEVAHTLTENRVLQNSRHPFLTALKYSFQTHDRLCFVMEYANGGELFFHLSRERVFSEDRARFYGAEIVSALDYLHSEKNVVYRDLKLENLMLDKDGHIKITDFGLCKEGIKDGATMKTFCGTPEYLAPEVLEDNDYGRAVDWWGLGVVMYEMMCGRLPFYNQDHEKLFELILMEEIRFPRTLGPEAKSLLSGLLKKDPTQRLGGGSEDAKEIMQHRFFANIVWQDVYEKKLSPPFKPQVTSETDTRYFDEEFTAQMITITPPDQDDSMECVDSERRPHFPQFSYSASGTA, encoded by the exons ATGAACGACGTAGCCATTGTGAAGGAGGGCTGGCTGCACAAACGAG ggGAATACATTAAAACCTGGCGGCCACGCTACTTCCTCCTCAAGAATGACGGCACCTTTATTGGCTACAAGGAACGGCCTCAGGACGTGGAGCATCGAGAGTCCCCCCTCAACAACTTCTCAGTGGCAC AATGCCAGCTGATGAAGACAGAACGGCCACGTCCCAACACCTTCATCATCCGCTGTCTGCAGTGGACCACTGTCATTGAGCGCACCTTCCATGTGGAAACACCCGAGGAGCG AGAAGAATGGACCACTGCCATCCAGACTGTGGCTGATGGActcaagaggcaggaggaagagacgATGGACTTCCGATCAGGTTCTCCCAGTGACAactctggggctgaggagatggaggTGTCCCTGGCCAAGCCCAAGCATCGTGTG ACCATGAACGAGTTTGAGTACCTGAAACTCCTGGGCAAGGGCACCTTTGGGAAGGTGATCCTGGTGAAGGAGAAGGCCACGGGCCGCTACTATGCCATGAAGATCCTCAAGAAGGAGGTCATCGTTGCCAAG GACGAGGTTGCCCACACACTCACTGAGAACCGCGTCCTGCAGAACTCCAGGCATCCCTTCCTTACC GCCCTGAAGTACTCATTCCAGACCCATGACCGCCTctgctttgtcatggaatatgcCAATGGGGGCGAG CTCTTCTTCCATCTATCCCGTGAGCGTGTGTTTTCCGAGGACCGGGCTCGCTTCTATGGTGCAGAGATCGTGTCAGCCCTGGACTATCTGCACTCTGAGAAGAATGTGGTATACCGGGACCTGAAG CTGGAGAACCTCATGCTGGACAAGGATGGGCACATCAAGATAACAGACTTTGGGCTGTGCAAGGAAGGGATCAAGGATGGTGCCACTATGAAGACCTTCTGCGGAACACCTGAGTACCTGGCCCCTGAG GTGCTGGAGGACAACGACTATGGCCGTGCAGTGGATTGGTGGGGGCTGGGCGTGGTCATGTATGAGATGATGTGTGGCCGCCTGCCCTTCTACAACCAGGACCACGAGAAGCTGTTCGAGCTTATCCTCATGGAGGAGATCCGCTTCCCACGCACGCTTGGCCCTGAGGCCAAGTCCCTGCTCTCTGGGCTGCTCAAGAAAGACCCCACACAGAG GCTTGGCGGGGGCTCCGAGGATGCCAAGGAGATCATGCAGCACCGCTTCTTTGCCAACATCGTGTGGCAGGATGTGTATGAGAAGAAG CTGAGCCCACCTTTCAAGCCCCAGGTCACCTCTGAGACTGACACCAGGTATTTCGATGAGGAATTCACAGCCCAGATGATCACTATCACACCGCCTGATCAAG ATGACAGCATGGAGTGTGTAGACAGCGAGAGGAGGCCACACTTCCCCCAGTTTTCCTACTCAGCCAGTGGGACAGCCTGA